From one Actinomyces sp. Marseille-P3109 genomic stretch:
- a CDS encoding helix-turn-helix domain-containing protein, producing the protein MSTRFLTIADVAEQLQLSAQAVRALIRTGDLPAIQVGARKLWRIEDQALEDYIQRQLASTRAMVAAGWVEDEES; encoded by the coding sequence ATGAGCACACGATTCCTGACTATCGCCGACGTCGCCGAGCAGCTCCAGCTGTCCGCCCAGGCCGTGCGCGCCCTCATCCGTACCGGAGACCTCCCAGCCATCCAGGTCGGTGCCCGCAAGCTCTGGCGCATCGAGGACCAGGCCCTCGAGGACTACATCCAGCGTCAGCTCGCCTCGACCCGGGCCATGGTGGCCGCGGGCTGGGTCGAGGACGAGGAGTCCTGA
- a CDS encoding Fis family transcriptional regulator, whose amino-acid sequence MDWDLMLADLESSFDAERRADLVAQSAELAEAEHASIEVVDRLRGSVGRLIHLRTRGGVPVDGVVTRVEPAYVLVDEGEGLQAIVPLAAVATMAVLAGPAPRDDRRRPTLGALLREIARRGARVRLVLGSGEVVGRLVRVGSDHVDVALDPEGGVRARRTPGAGIISVMTAAIEVLRSR is encoded by the coding sequence ATGGACTGGGACCTGATGCTCGCCGACCTGGAGAGCAGCTTCGATGCCGAACGTCGTGCGGACCTGGTGGCGCAGAGCGCCGAGCTGGCCGAGGCTGAGCACGCCTCGATCGAGGTGGTCGATCGGCTCCGAGGGTCGGTGGGGCGTCTCATCCACCTGCGCACCCGCGGCGGCGTGCCCGTTGATGGCGTCGTGACCCGGGTCGAGCCCGCCTATGTCCTGGTCGACGAGGGGGAGGGCCTGCAGGCGATTGTTCCGCTGGCCGCGGTGGCGACGATGGCGGTGCTGGCCGGCCCTGCGCCCCGGGACGACCGCCGTCGGCCCACGTTGGGGGCGCTGCTGCGTGAGATCGCTCGGCGCGGTGCGCGGGTGCGGCTGGTCCTGGGATCCGGAGAGGTGGTGGGGCGGCTGGTCCGGGTGGGCTCGGACCATGTCGATGTCGCCCTCGACCCTGAGGGCGGGGTCCGTGCGCGCCGCACGCCCGGCGCGGGGATCATCAGCGTCATGACCGCGGCGATCGAGGTGCTGCGCAGTCGCTGA
- a CDS encoding LysM peptidoglycan-binding domain-containing protein, with the protein MGTRLQLALLAGVSGIVLLLLGHAARSATASLLEVPPQSWGTGHLSDAVVAGTCAIGALGALWHVASAALALLALPASHDPQSTHETDVPGLAARILDGWGAPAARRIAASALVVSLSSAPALAAEEATGSDDLGWRPTSSAPASPSQSPTPSPQYGQSSSGPIGHGDSSPTVDPDGSGSHSDSSASPPSQAPSTTPDGSSGPGDAAGSTPPGTSGERSPASGPGTSSGRTHTVLPGESLWSITARLLPAGSSSAQIARSWPALYHANADVIGANPSLIRPGTVLTVPSPLAPPSTTTGGQNPSR; encoded by the coding sequence ATGGGGACACGGTTACAGCTGGCACTACTGGCCGGGGTGTCCGGCATCGTCCTGCTGCTTCTGGGACACGCGGCCCGCAGCGCCACGGCGAGCCTGCTGGAGGTCCCGCCACAGTCCTGGGGAACGGGCCACCTGTCCGACGCCGTCGTCGCTGGGACCTGCGCAATCGGCGCCCTGGGCGCCCTGTGGCACGTAGCCTCGGCCGCACTGGCCCTCCTCGCACTCCCCGCCTCCCACGATCCCCAATCGACCCACGAGACCGATGTTCCCGGACTGGCCGCCAGGATTCTTGATGGGTGGGGAGCCCCGGCGGCCCGACGCATCGCGGCCTCCGCCCTGGTCGTCTCCCTGTCCTCGGCCCCGGCCCTCGCCGCCGAGGAGGCCACCGGCAGCGACGACCTGGGGTGGAGGCCCACGAGCTCGGCACCCGCCTCACCCTCCCAGTCCCCGACGCCGTCACCGCAGTACGGACAGTCGTCGTCGGGCCCCATCGGCCACGGGGACTCGTCCCCCACCGTCGATCCGGACGGTTCAGGATCCCACAGCGACTCGTCCGCGTCTCCGCCGTCTCAGGCCCCCTCGACCACCCCGGACGGCTCGAGCGGCCCTGGCGACGCAGCCGGCTCAACGCCGCCCGGCACATCCGGGGAGAGATCACCCGCCTCCGGTCCCGGGACGTCGTCGGGTCGCACTCATACCGTCCTGCCCGGCGAGAGCCTGTGGTCGATCACCGCCCGTCTCCTGCCCGCCGGGTCCAGCAGCGCACAGATCGCGAGGAGCTGGCCCGCCCTGTATCACGCCAACGCCGATGTCATCGGGGCGAACCCGTCACTGATCCGCCCCGGGACGGTGCTGACCGTTCCGAGCCCCCTGGCACCGCCGAGCACGACGACAGGAGGCCAGAACCCATCGAGATGA
- a CDS encoding Rv3235 family protein: MVHGTQPRKPVNEPGDTESHDHLTRRQAGAGTDASRTAAIVVTAASEVLAGLRPVDHLARWTSPSLFDALARRAGLASRILGHRPSSKRPRIRSVRTELTMSGACEATVLLEEGNRVRAAAARLELLRERWILTGLEIA, from the coding sequence GTGGTCCACGGGACGCAGCCCCGCAAGCCCGTCAACGAGCCCGGCGACACCGAGTCTCACGACCACCTCACCAGAAGGCAGGCCGGCGCCGGCACCGACGCCTCACGCACGGCCGCGATCGTGGTGACTGCGGCCAGCGAGGTCCTGGCGGGGCTGCGTCCCGTGGACCACCTGGCCCGGTGGACCAGTCCGTCCCTGTTCGACGCACTCGCCCGCAGGGCGGGGCTGGCCTCCAGGATCCTGGGGCACCGGCCGTCGTCGAAGCGCCCGCGCATTCGCAGCGTGCGCACCGAGCTGACGATGTCGGGGGCCTGCGAGGCGACCGTTCTCCTGGAGGAGGGCAACCGGGTCCGGGCCGCGGCAGCACGCCTGGAGCTGCTGCGCGAGCGCTGGATCCTCACCGGCCTGGAGATCGCGTGA
- the secA gene encoding preprotein translocase subunit SecA — protein MSIVDRILRIGEGRTLKKLEAIADQVEALADEFSELSDAELRDITDELKERYQDGETLDDLLPEAFATVVEAADRVLGMRPYHVQIMGGAALHRGNIAEMKTGEGKTLVATMPSYLRALTGKGVHVVTVNDYLAEYQSDLMGRVHRFLGLTTGCILVGQAPAERREQYACDITYGTNNEFGFDYLRDNMAQRPEDLVQRGHAFVIVDEVDSILIDEARTPLIISGPATGDVNKWYKEFATISERLREGKDYEVDEKKRTVGVLTPGIERVEDYLGVDNLYESENTPLIGFLNNAIKAKELFHRDKDYIVRDGEVLIVDEHTGRVLPGRRYNEGMHQAIEAKERVEIKAENQTLATITLQNYFRLYPEGSRSGMTGTAETEAAEFAGTYKIGVVPIPTNKPMIREDQPDLVYTTVEAKLDAVVDDITERHEAGQPVLVGTTSVEKSEVLSERLRERGIPHEVLNAKQHAREAAVVAMAGRKGAVTVATNMAGRGTDIMLGGNAEHIAVTALKEAGLDPEENAEEYEKAWPEALSAAKEACRAEHDEVVELGGLYVLGTERHESRRIDNQLRGRSGRQGDPGESRFYLSMEDDLMRMFASGLAQRIMSSGAYPDDVPLESKMVTRGIAGAQRQVESRNYEIRKNVLKYDDVMTEQREKVYSERRRVLDGEDLEPQVEAFRAQAVASIVNAGTAEGRPDEWDLDALWGELGRLYPVGLTQDEVVEALGGKDSLTSESLIDELSEDVAVAYEDAEARIDANALAHAQLGEEPMRTLERRILLAVVDKRWREHLYEMDYLKEGIGLRAMAQRDPLVEYANEGARMFRAMMEGIREETVEQIFANVNRFDAAAQRATEDGTAEAAQAVAKANATAAAGIRVGGAAGQGRGTVLGDTGQASMEQRITYSGPSESGDEEERFGASSRRASSSGSSASGGNRAERRRSKKKRRH, from the coding sequence GTGTCGATCGTGGACCGGATCCTTCGCATTGGCGAGGGCCGCACCCTGAAGAAGCTTGAAGCCATCGCCGACCAGGTCGAGGCCCTTGCCGATGAGTTCAGCGAGCTCTCCGACGCCGAGCTGCGCGACATCACCGACGAGCTCAAGGAGCGCTACCAGGACGGGGAGACCCTCGACGACCTGCTGCCCGAGGCCTTCGCCACGGTGGTGGAGGCCGCCGATCGCGTGCTCGGCATGCGCCCCTACCACGTCCAGATCATGGGCGGTGCCGCTCTCCACCGCGGCAACATCGCCGAGATGAAGACCGGTGAGGGCAAGACCCTCGTGGCCACGATGCCGTCCTACCTGCGGGCCCTGACCGGAAAGGGCGTCCACGTCGTCACCGTCAACGACTACCTCGCCGAGTACCAGTCCGACCTCATGGGGCGCGTCCACCGCTTCCTGGGACTGACCACCGGCTGCATCCTCGTGGGGCAGGCCCCCGCCGAGCGCCGCGAGCAGTACGCCTGCGACATCACCTACGGCACCAACAACGAGTTCGGCTTCGACTACCTGCGCGACAACATGGCCCAGCGCCCCGAGGACCTGGTCCAGCGCGGCCACGCCTTCGTCATCGTCGACGAGGTCGACTCCATCCTCATCGACGAGGCCCGTACCCCGCTCATCATCTCCGGGCCCGCCACCGGGGACGTCAACAAGTGGTACAAGGAGTTCGCCACGATCTCCGAGCGCCTGCGCGAGGGCAAGGACTACGAGGTCGACGAGAAGAAGCGCACCGTGGGCGTGCTGACCCCCGGTATCGAGCGGGTCGAGGACTACCTCGGCGTCGACAACCTCTACGAGTCCGAGAACACCCCCCTGATCGGCTTCCTCAACAACGCCATCAAGGCCAAGGAGCTCTTCCACCGGGACAAGGACTACATCGTGCGCGACGGCGAGGTCCTCATCGTCGACGAGCACACCGGTCGCGTCCTGCCCGGCCGCCGCTACAACGAGGGCATGCACCAGGCCATCGAGGCCAAGGAGCGGGTGGAGATCAAGGCCGAGAACCAGACCCTGGCCACCATCACCCTCCAGAACTACTTCCGCCTCTACCCCGAGGGCTCCCGCTCGGGCATGACCGGTACCGCCGAGACCGAGGCCGCCGAGTTCGCCGGCACCTACAAGATCGGCGTCGTCCCGATCCCCACCAACAAGCCCATGATCCGTGAGGACCAGCCGGACCTCGTCTACACCACCGTCGAGGCCAAGCTCGACGCCGTCGTCGACGACATCACCGAGCGTCATGAGGCCGGCCAGCCGGTGCTGGTGGGTACCACCAGCGTGGAGAAGTCGGAAGTCCTCTCCGAGCGGCTGCGCGAGCGCGGCATCCCCCACGAGGTCCTCAACGCCAAGCAGCACGCCCGTGAGGCCGCCGTCGTCGCCATGGCCGGCCGCAAGGGCGCCGTCACGGTGGCCACCAACATGGCCGGGCGCGGAACCGACATCATGCTGGGCGGCAATGCCGAGCACATCGCCGTCACCGCCCTCAAGGAGGCCGGCCTCGACCCCGAGGAGAACGCCGAGGAGTACGAGAAGGCCTGGCCCGAGGCGCTGTCCGCCGCCAAGGAGGCCTGCCGGGCCGAGCACGACGAGGTCGTTGAGCTCGGCGGCCTCTACGTGCTGGGTACCGAGCGTCATGAGTCGCGGCGCATCGACAACCAGCTGCGCGGACGCTCCGGTCGTCAGGGGGACCCGGGCGAGTCCCGCTTCTACCTGTCCATGGAGGACGACCTCATGCGCATGTTCGCCTCCGGGCTCGCCCAGCGCATCATGTCCTCGGGCGCCTACCCCGACGACGTCCCGCTGGAGTCCAAGATGGTCACCCGCGGCATCGCCGGCGCCCAGCGCCAGGTGGAGTCACGCAACTACGAGATCCGCAAGAACGTCCTCAAGTACGACGACGTCATGACCGAGCAGCGTGAGAAGGTCTACTCCGAGCGCCGCCGCGTCCTGGATGGCGAGGACCTCGAGCCTCAGGTCGAGGCATTCCGGGCTCAGGCCGTGGCCTCCATCGTCAATGCGGGCACGGCCGAGGGCCGCCCCGACGAGTGGGACCTGGACGCCCTGTGGGGCGAGCTCGGCCGCCTCTACCCGGTGGGCCTCACCCAGGACGAGGTCGTCGAGGCCCTGGGCGGCAAGGACTCGCTCACATCGGAGAGTCTCATCGACGAGCTCAGCGAGGACGTCGCCGTGGCCTACGAGGACGCCGAGGCGCGTATCGACGCCAACGCCCTGGCCCACGCCCAGCTCGGCGAGGAGCCCATGCGCACCCTGGAGCGCCGCATCCTGCTGGCCGTGGTGGACAAGCGCTGGAGGGAGCACCTCTACGAGATGGACTACCTCAAGGAGGGCATTGGGCTGCGGGCCATGGCCCAGCGCGACCCCCTCGTGGAGTACGCCAACGAGGGCGCCCGCATGTTCCGGGCCATGATGGAGGGGATCCGCGAGGAGACCGTCGAGCAGATCTTCGCCAACGTCAACCGCTTCGACGCCGCCGCCCAGCGCGCCACCGAGGACGGCACTGCGGAGGCCGCCCAGGCGGTCGCCAAGGCCAACGCCACCGCGGCGGCCGGCATCCGTGTGGGCGGGGCCGCCGGCCAGGGCCGGGGCACGGTTCTGGGGGACACGGGGCAGGCCTCCATGGAGCAGCGGATCACCTACTCCGGTCCAAGTGAGTCCGGTGACGAGGAGGAGCGCTTCGGCGCCTCCTCGCGCAGAGCCTCCAGCTCCGGCTCGTCGGCCTCGGGCGGCAACCGGGCCGAGCGTCGTCGATCCAAGAAGAAGCGCCGCCACTGA
- a CDS encoding ComF family protein, whose translation MPDLFQCRPDRATGPRPPRRLSLGLSAGLALGLSLGLPASCAGCGRWETTLCPQCRELLEGEPFIVEHADAAGDLDVLALATYTGPIRAMVLGWKNGSREDLAEAMARAGRRLGRYWAHAHPPAEVWAGPPGDRPGYHSVSGPGRSTTPAAPVLLVVPAPSRMARRLRGRLVAAQLADAVAQGIAERWAHRERTGGSSLAPTSSAPLQSPPPTRTNSPPPLILSADLLRRRGGGAHQAGRSSRQRRGNRATAPRLLTPVTGLPALLVDDVVTTGATLGACARALEGAGGRVLGALVLAAAPPPARASVMVPVRTTSRSLPRRPAPSRLGANRLPPIVPVPAEPPRSPSSPR comes from the coding sequence ATGCCTGACCTGTTCCAGTGCCGACCTGACCGCGCCACCGGGCCCCGCCCGCCGCGCAGGCTGTCGCTCGGGCTCTCAGCAGGACTCGCGCTGGGGCTCTCGCTCGGCCTGCCGGCCAGCTGCGCGGGCTGCGGACGGTGGGAGACGACCCTGTGCCCTCAGTGCCGCGAGCTGCTCGAGGGAGAGCCCTTCATCGTGGAGCACGCCGACGCCGCCGGTGACCTCGACGTCCTGGCACTGGCGACCTACACCGGTCCAATACGCGCCATGGTCCTGGGATGGAAGAACGGCTCCCGGGAGGACCTGGCCGAGGCGATGGCGCGGGCCGGCCGGCGCCTGGGGAGATACTGGGCGCACGCGCACCCGCCGGCGGAGGTCTGGGCCGGGCCGCCCGGGGACCGTCCCGGATACCACTCGGTTTCCGGCCCCGGCCGCTCCACCACCCCGGCCGCCCCGGTTCTGCTCGTCGTTCCAGCGCCTTCCAGGATGGCCCGCCGGCTGCGCGGCCGGCTGGTGGCGGCGCAGCTGGCCGACGCCGTCGCCCAGGGCATCGCCGAGCGGTGGGCTCATCGGGAGCGGACGGGCGGCTCTTCCCTCGCCCCCACCTCGTCCGCGCCCCTGCAGTCACCACCTCCGACTCGGACCAACTCGCCCCCGCCTCTCATCCTGAGCGCGGACCTGCTGCGTCGCCGGGGCGGCGGGGCGCACCAGGCCGGGCGCTCGTCGCGTCAACGGCGGGGCAATCGCGCCACGGCCCCACGTCTTCTGACCCCCGTCACCGGCCTGCCGGCCCTCCTGGTCGACGACGTCGTCACCACCGGGGCCACCCTGGGCGCATGCGCCCGGGCGCTGGAGGGGGCTGGAGGCCGGGTGCTGGGCGCCCTGGTCCTGGCCGCCGCCCCGCCTCCGGCGCGCGCGTCCGTCATGGTCCCGGTCAGAACCACCAGCCGGAGCCTGCCGCGGCGGCCGGCACCGTCCCGGCTGGGCGCCAACAGGCTCCCGCCGATTGTTCCGGTGCCGGCAGAGCCACCACGATCACCATCGAGCCCCCGTTGA
- the hpf gene encoding ribosome hibernation-promoting factor, HPF/YfiA family has translation MDITVVGRNAEISSRLRDYVEDKAVKVEQFDPRVQRVEVEVTHERNPRQADTAERVEITVVSKGPIIRAEASSSDRFAAFDIAMGKLTERLRRARDRMKDHRRRHTVAAPSEDPQTESVPDEPAIPDTSDAPIEDSPSAPTEPGVAVEAQLGDSPVIVRQKLHEANPMTVDEALNQMELVGHPFYLFIEKSSKQPCAVYHRHGWTYGVIRLDAQVL, from the coding sequence ATGGATATCACCGTCGTCGGTCGTAACGCCGAGATCAGCTCTCGCCTGCGCGACTACGTCGAGGACAAGGCCGTCAAGGTAGAGCAGTTCGACCCCCGGGTCCAGCGCGTCGAGGTGGAGGTCACCCACGAGCGCAACCCACGTCAGGCCGACACCGCCGAGAGAGTAGAGATCACCGTCGTCTCCAAGGGCCCGATCATCCGGGCGGAGGCATCCTCCTCAGACCGCTTCGCCGCTTTTGATATCGCCATGGGAAAGCTGACCGAGCGCCTGCGCCGGGCTCGGGACCGTATGAAGGACCATCGCCGTCGCCACACCGTGGCGGCTCCCAGCGAGGATCCACAGACGGAATCAGTCCCGGATGAGCCCGCCATCCCCGACACCAGTGACGCGCCGATCGAGGACTCCCCCTCCGCTCCCACCGAGCCCGGTGTCGCGGTCGAGGCCCAGCTCGGTGACTCCCCGGTGATCGTGCGCCAGAAGCTGCACGAGGCCAATCCGATGACCGTTGACGAGGCCCTGAACCAGATGGAGCTCGTGGGACACCCCTTCTACCTGTTCATCGAGAAGTCCTCCAAGCAGCCCTGCGCCGTCTACCACCGTCACGGGTGGACCTACGGCGTCATCCGCCTGGACGCGCAGGTTCTCTAG
- a CDS encoding GerMN domain-containing protein codes for MNHHVNHSGSGHGNGRGRPLGAGRRLTRRGALGLLSATAAGVLGGCTALPTSSGVSRSGVAASDTNALIETAPGPGEGDSAEDVVNGFLRAAIAGFSDDFATAKQFLTERTATQWKPLETVSAYSGSTEPQVSVAADGAFTVTSGQVGVLDSLGVFTPAQEGATYVGEFSLATNSTGQWRIVGLPHGILLPFSRLMQNFAVSALAFLSRDRTRFVSELRWYPRSSQADSLVSGLLGGPSAWLSDGVFSLIPRNAERASRGVVVEAGTATVHLSADSDPASEEARRLMVAQIEQSLLQISGIDRVRVLAGTVDLGSAAQLTPMAPEVGGVVGMSEGAVVRGTGSSRVTLATDRALGTGDARSPSLGADGTVYALSASSLLRLPQGQDSASVILSVGDPSAGAGGLGAPLGDRHGWAWLLAEGQLTAVNGSGQRASLESSWLQEAAIAAFDLSVESERIAVRRSDGRVAVAVIIREQDGRPKGLGPALEMPRAGGAGTSGISWCAPNAVCVLADSSAEGSGVPEVRLVQIGGAVNTLVGVKEAHSVISDRSEESLLLIGDGGKTWQRRGATWRVITSEVADPSFPLP; via the coding sequence ATGAACCACCACGTGAACCACTCCGGGAGCGGCCATGGGAATGGTCGTGGACGTCCGCTGGGCGCTGGGCGCCGGTTGACCCGCCGCGGTGCGCTGGGGCTGCTGTCGGCCACCGCCGCAGGAGTCCTGGGCGGGTGCACGGCGCTGCCGACCTCCAGCGGGGTCAGCCGCTCCGGAGTGGCCGCCTCCGACACCAACGCGCTCATCGAGACCGCCCCCGGGCCGGGTGAGGGCGATTCCGCCGAGGACGTCGTCAACGGCTTCCTGCGTGCCGCCATCGCCGGGTTCTCCGACGACTTCGCCACCGCCAAGCAGTTCCTCACCGAGCGCACCGCCACCCAGTGGAAGCCCCTGGAGACGGTGAGCGCCTACAGCGGCTCGACCGAGCCGCAGGTCTCGGTGGCGGCCGACGGTGCCTTCACGGTGACCTCCGGGCAGGTGGGGGTCCTGGACTCCCTGGGTGTCTTCACTCCGGCCCAGGAGGGGGCCACCTATGTCGGTGAGTTCTCCCTGGCCACCAACTCCACCGGCCAGTGGCGCATCGTCGGTCTGCCCCACGGGATCCTGCTGCCCTTCTCCCGGCTCATGCAGAACTTCGCGGTCAGTGCCCTGGCCTTCCTGTCGCGGGACCGGACCAGGTTCGTCTCCGAGCTGAGGTGGTACCCGCGCAGTTCGCAGGCCGACTCTCTGGTCTCCGGGTTGCTCGGAGGGCCCTCCGCATGGCTGAGCGATGGGGTCTTCAGCCTCATCCCGCGCAACGCCGAGCGCGCGAGCCGGGGCGTCGTCGTCGAGGCGGGGACTGCCACCGTCCACCTGAGCGCGGACTCCGACCCCGCCTCGGAGGAGGCGCGTCGGCTCATGGTGGCCCAGATCGAGCAGAGCCTCCTCCAGATCAGCGGCATCGACCGGGTCCGGGTGCTTGCGGGCACCGTCGACCTCGGTTCGGCCGCCCAGCTGACCCCGATGGCTCCGGAGGTCGGCGGCGTCGTGGGGATGTCGGAGGGCGCCGTCGTGCGCGGTACGGGTTCGAGCCGCGTCACCCTGGCGACCGATCGGGCCCTGGGGACCGGCGATGCCCGCAGCCCGAGCCTCGGTGCGGACGGGACCGTCTACGCGCTGTCGGCCTCCAGCCTGCTGCGTCTGCCTCAGGGGCAGGACTCCGCCAGCGTCATCCTGTCCGTGGGGGACCCCTCCGCGGGCGCCGGGGGACTGGGCGCGCCGCTGGGAGACCGGCACGGCTGGGCCTGGTTGCTGGCCGAGGGGCAGCTCACCGCCGTCAACGGCTCGGGGCAGCGCGCCTCCCTGGAGTCATCCTGGCTGCAGGAGGCCGCCATCGCTGCCTTCGACCTGTCCGTGGAGTCCGAGCGGATCGCCGTGCGGCGATCCGACGGCCGGGTCGCCGTTGCCGTCATCATCCGGGAGCAGGACGGCCGCCCCAAGGGGCTCGGGCCCGCTCTGGAGATGCCTCGCGCCGGTGGCGCGGGCACGAGCGGCATCTCCTGGTGCGCCCCTAACGCCGTGTGCGTCCTGGCCGACAGCAGCGCCGAGGGGAGTGGCGTGCCCGAGGTGCGCCTCGTCCAGATCGGCGGTGCGGTCAACACGCTCGTGGGTGTGAAGGAGGCCCATTCCGTCATCTCCGACCGCTCCGAGGAGTCCCTCCTCCTCATCGGCGACGGTGGCAAGACCTGGCAGCGCCGTGGGGCGACCTGGAGGGTGATCACCTCGGAGGTCGCCGACCCATCCTTCCCGCTTCCCTGA
- the mtrB gene encoding MtrAB system histidine kinase MtrB, which translates to MRNSVGTSMGSSVGTAEERIVRRLPLPGLLRRSLEVRMVCTATVIGLLLIVLLLTFVTDRIRSEVFADQRDVILADAALRASVAQAEFDSTTAVTVDEVSATAEQQVNVAKDSISSSGGVGVLMLRNQEETSTTVVNDLETDTRLRSLITDEMTKALDEGGARSQHWQSVAVPNAEGGTDPGLIVGTRVSLPLAGEHDLYLVYSLASEQRIVSLASRNITIGGLGFLAILIVVVWAFTRWVLSPVRHTARAAERLASGLLAERLSIEGEDEISTLARSFNHMATSLEDQIERLESLSKVQRLFVSDVSHELRTPLASIRLATEQIQDAREEISDPFALRSIQVLSSSVDRFETMLTDLLDISRIDSGNVKLRLEEVDLAQVVDTVIETTQFHFDATGTELRLHLPEEPATAEVDVTRVERIIRNLVVNALEHGEGKPLDVTVAVDADAVAVRVRDHGIGMSPDIVAKVFDRFYRADPSRKRSLGGTGLGLSIAMEDARLHGGRLSAWGWPADGASFLLVLPRTQGADGGPGRLAGPGPLDLVPQDAPAVARAGILADEDSSFSPVGPLGPAPATRRARQSVVLGDIPLAGESHDAVTEDVGRVVVVLPGQEPATRTPEEVDEEGRRR; encoded by the coding sequence ATGCGTAATTCAGTGGGCACGTCGATGGGCTCATCGGTGGGCACTGCGGAGGAACGGATCGTTCGGCGTCTGCCCCTGCCGGGGCTGCTGCGCCGCAGCCTCGAGGTACGCATGGTGTGTACCGCCACCGTCATCGGCCTGCTCCTCATCGTCCTGCTGCTGACCTTCGTGACCGACCGGATCCGGTCGGAGGTGTTTGCCGACCAGCGCGACGTCATCCTTGCCGATGCCGCGCTGCGTGCCAGCGTCGCCCAGGCCGAGTTCGACTCGACCACCGCCGTGACCGTCGACGAGGTGTCCGCCACCGCGGAGCAGCAGGTCAACGTTGCCAAGGACTCGATCTCCTCCTCCGGCGGCGTCGGGGTCCTCATGCTGCGCAACCAGGAGGAGACCTCCACAACAGTGGTCAACGACCTGGAGACGGACACCCGCCTGCGCTCCCTCATCACCGATGAGATGACCAAGGCCCTTGACGAGGGCGGGGCCCGCTCGCAGCACTGGCAGTCGGTGGCGGTGCCCAACGCCGAGGGCGGCACCGACCCGGGCCTCATCGTGGGGACCCGCGTGAGCCTGCCCCTGGCCGGGGAGCACGACCTCTACCTCGTCTACAGCCTGGCCAGCGAGCAGCGCATCGTCTCCCTGGCCTCGCGCAACATCACCATCGGCGGCCTGGGCTTCCTGGCCATCCTCATCGTCGTGGTGTGGGCCTTCACCCGTTGGGTGCTCAGCCCCGTACGCCACACCGCCCGGGCCGCCGAGCGCCTGGCCTCCGGGCTGCTGGCCGAGCGCCTGAGCATCGAGGGCGAGGACGAGATCTCCACCTTGGCCAGGTCCTTCAACCACATGGCGACCTCTTTGGAGGACCAGATCGAGCGGCTGGAGTCCCTGTCCAAGGTGCAGCGCCTCTTCGTGTCCGACGTCTCCCACGAGCTGCGCACCCCGCTGGCCTCCATCCGCCTGGCCACCGAGCAGATCCAGGACGCTCGCGAGGAGATCTCCGACCCCTTCGCCCTGCGCAGTATCCAGGTGCTGTCCAGCTCGGTGGACCGCTTCGAGACCATGCTCACCGACCTGCTGGACATCTCCCGCATCGACTCCGGCAACGTCAAGCTCCGTCTGGAGGAGGTCGACCTCGCCCAGGTCGTCGACACCGTCATCGAGACCACCCAGTTCCACTTCGACGCCACCGGCACCGAGCTGCGCCTCCACCTTCCCGAGGAGCCTGCCACGGCGGAGGTCGACGTCACCAGGGTGGAGCGCATCATCCGCAACCTCGTGGTCAACGCGCTTGAGCACGGCGAGGGCAAGCCGCTGGACGTCACCGTCGCCGTGGACGCGGACGCGGTGGCCGTGCGGGTGCGCGACCACGGGATCGGGATGAGCCCCGACATCGTCGCCAAGGTCTTCGACCGCTTCTACCGCGCCGATCCCTCCCGCAAGCGCAGTCTGGGAGGCACCGGCCTGGGACTGTCCATTGCCATGGAGGACGCCCGACTGCACGGCGGACGCCTGTCCGCCTGGGGCTGGCCGGCCGACGGCGCCTCCTTCCTCCTGGTCCTGCCCCGCACCCAGGGGGCCGACGGCGGCCCGGGCCGGCTGGCCGGCCCCGGTCCTCTCGATCTCGTCCCCCAGGACGCGCCGGCGGTGGCTCGCGCGGGGATCCTGGCCGACGAGGACTCCTCCTTCTCCCCGGTCGGCCCGCTGGGGCCCGCCCCGGCCACGCGCCGGGCGCGCCAGAGCGTCGTCCTGGGAGACATCCCCCTGGCCGGGGAGAGCCACGACGCGGTCACCGAGGACGTCGGACGCGTCGTCGTCGTCCTGCCGGGGCAGGAGCCGGCCACCCGCACCCCCGAAGAGGTCGATGAGGAGGGCAGGCGTCGATGA